A portion of the Limibacter armeniacum genome contains these proteins:
- a CDS encoding NIPSNAP family protein, which produces MVTCFLKYTIDPYKVAAFEHYGKLWIDLVNEMGGVHHGYLLPYEGANNIGYATFSFATLADYEDYRNKIPSCPKCMEAFEYAKNTGCILHYERSFLKPVFEGINDKARID; this is translated from the coding sequence ATGGTAACATGTTTTTTAAAATACACAATCGATCCGTACAAAGTAGCAGCGTTTGAACACTATGGAAAACTTTGGATTGATCTGGTCAATGAAATGGGAGGTGTACATCATGGATACCTATTGCCGTATGAAGGAGCCAACAACATTGGTTATGCTACATTTTCATTTGCGACCTTGGCTGATTATGAAGACTATAGAAATAAAATTCCTTCTTGCCCAAAATGCATGGAAGCTTTTGAGTATGCCAAAAACACAGGCTGTATCCTTCATTATGAGCGGTCATTCCTGAAGCCAGTATTTGAAGGCATAAACGATAAGGCGAGGATAGACTGA
- a CDS encoding alpha-amylase family glycosyl hydrolase, whose translation MKKIGHLLLGVTLFMIGCQTPNNKQDQESSTTNTDRYVPKPYVKITHPEWSKNAAIYQLNTRQFTQEGTFLAAEKELPRLKELGVDIIWLMPVQEIGSKNRKGTLGSPYSVKDYFKVNPEFGTMEDLKQFVSSAHNQGMYVILDWVANHTAWDNVLVQEHPDWYDRDYKNDFRPTPWWDWSDIIDLDYNQPGLRQYMTNALKYWVKEADIDGYRCDVAGFVPVDFWNNARKELDAIKPVFMLAEWESRDLHAEAFDMTYAWSWNETMHKICTGHADVNGLYIYYSWNESAFPPNSFRMTFVSNHDKNAWEGTMWEQFGDGLEAAITLSVVGEGMPLIYNGQEAGNKKRLEFFEKDPIVWKDHYIGKLYKDLFALMKENTALWHAKWGSTMVKVPNSSEKEILSFVRQNEKDKVFAVFNFSDNAQTISFKETLYHGTYTDYFSNEVIDFKEDSALKLDAWGYKVFVKK comes from the coding sequence ATGAAAAAAATAGGACACCTACTATTAGGGGTAACCTTATTTATGATCGGATGTCAAACCCCTAATAATAAGCAAGATCAAGAAAGTTCTACAACAAATACCGATCGATACGTGCCCAAACCATATGTAAAAATCACGCACCCTGAGTGGAGTAAAAATGCGGCTATTTACCAACTCAATACAAGACAGTTTACACAAGAAGGCACGTTCCTAGCTGCTGAGAAAGAATTACCAAGATTAAAAGAATTAGGGGTTGATATTATATGGTTGATGCCTGTTCAAGAAATTGGAAGTAAAAACAGGAAAGGCACATTAGGAAGCCCTTATTCCGTGAAAGACTATTTCAAGGTCAATCCGGAATTCGGGACCATGGAAGATTTAAAACAATTTGTCTCATCGGCTCATAATCAGGGCATGTATGTTATTTTAGATTGGGTCGCTAACCACACTGCATGGGATAATGTATTGGTTCAAGAGCACCCAGATTGGTATGATAGAGACTATAAAAATGATTTTAGACCTACTCCTTGGTGGGACTGGTCTGACATTATTGATTTGGATTATAACCAACCTGGCCTAAGGCAATATATGACCAATGCTTTAAAATATTGGGTCAAGGAAGCTGATATTGATGGCTACAGATGTGATGTTGCCGGATTTGTACCTGTTGATTTTTGGAATAACGCACGTAAAGAATTGGATGCCATAAAACCCGTTTTTATGCTTGCCGAGTGGGAGTCTAGGGATTTACATGCAGAAGCTTTTGATATGACCTATGCGTGGAGCTGGAATGAAACGATGCACAAAATCTGTACAGGACACGCAGATGTAAATGGCTTATATATTTATTACTCTTGGAATGAGAGTGCATTTCCTCCAAATTCATTTCGAATGACATTTGTAAGCAACCATGACAAAAATGCATGGGAAGGCACCATGTGGGAACAGTTTGGAGATGGTTTAGAGGCTGCCATTACCTTATCAGTGGTTGGGGAAGGAATGCCTTTGATTTATAATGGACAGGAAGCCGGTAATAAAAAGCGACTGGAGTTTTTTGAAAAAGACCCTATTGTATGGAAAGACCATTACATTGGTAAGCTATATAAAGACCTATTTGCTTTGATGAAGGAAAATACAGCACTGTGGCATGCGAAATGGGGCAGTACAATGGTTAAGGTTCCTAACTCTTCAGAAAAGGAAATACTTAGCTTTGTCCGTCAAAATGAAAAAGATAAGGTTTTTGCTGTATTCAATTTTTCAGATAATGCACAAACCATATCATTTAAAGAGACACTTTATCACGGAACATATACCGA